The following are from one region of the Gambusia affinis linkage group LG02, SWU_Gaff_1.0, whole genome shotgun sequence genome:
- the LOC122824375 gene encoding E3 ubiquitin-protein ligase TRIM21-like, whose amino-acid sequence MSSGSNLRSKDQILCSVCLDVFTDPVSTPCGHNFCKTCITQVWDENVSYKCPLCNEHFASRPQLRVNTLLREMVDQFRGEAQQEASSSSEQQAAKPEVPCDVCTGPKLKALKSCMVCLLSYCQTHLEPHLTAPRLKKHQLMEPVENLEDRMCLQHDKPLELFCRTDQTCVCSLCPVLDHKNHEFVPLGEESEGKKAELRKTEAEVQKMIQERRLKIQEIRESVKISKDAADREKAGGVQVFTALIESAERGLKEILKEIQDKQETTEKQAEDFIKDLEQEISELKKRSSEVKQLSQDEDHLHLLQRFSSLKDAPPTKTWTEVRVHPPSYEGTVVRAVAQLQEEMKRMMEMKRIQQFAVDVTLDPDSAHPKLILSDDGKQVKHGDEWKNLPDNPERFSYYVNVLGQQSFSSGRFYFEVQVKGKTDWDLGVARESINRKGEITASPQNGFWTVRLRNGNEYSARAGPAVRLHLHPGPQKVGVFVDYQEGLVSFYDADAAALIYSFTGCCFKEKLYPYFSPSLNDGGKNSAPLIICPVNQADR is encoded by the coding sequence ATGTCTTCTGGCAGCAACCTGCGGTCTAAAGATCAGATTCTTTGCTCCGTCTGTCTGGATGTGTTCACTGATCCAGTCAGCACACCATGTGGACACAACTTCTGCAAAACCTGCATCACTCAGGTCTGGGATGAAAATGTTTCCTACAAATGTCCTCTGTGCAACGAGCATTTCGCCTCCAGGCCTCAGCTGAGAGTCAACACTTTATTAAGAGAGATGGTTGATCAGTTCAGAGGTGAAGCTCAGCAGgaagccagcagcagctcagagcaACAAGCTGCCAAACCAGAAGTTCCCTGTGACGTCTGCACTGGACCCAAACTGAAGGCCCTGAAGTCCTGCATGGTGTGTCTGCTCTCCTACTGCCAGACTCACCTGGAGCCTCACCTGACCGCTCCACGTCTGAAGAAACATCAGCTGATGGAGCCGGTGGAGAACCTGGAGGACAGGATGTGTCTGCAGCACGATAAACCTCTGGAGCTGTTCTGTAGGACCGACCAGACATGCGTCTGCTCCCTCTGTCCTGTTTTAGACCACAAGAACCACGAGTTTGTTCCTCTGGGAGAAGAATCTGAAGGAAAGAAGGCAGAGCTGAGGAAGACGGAGGCTGAAGTTCAGAAGATGATCCAGGAGAGACGACTGAAGATCCAGGAGATCAGAGAGTCGGTGAAGATCAGTAAAGATgctgcagacagagagaaagctGGAGGTGTTCAGGTCTTCACGGCTCTGATAGAGTCTGCTGAGAGAGGCCTGAAGGAGATCCTCAAGGAGATCcaagacaaacaggaaactacagagaaacaggCTGAAGACTTCATCAAAGATCTGGAACAGGAGATCTCTGAGCTGAAGAAGAGGAGCTCTGAGGTGAAGCAGCTCTCACAGGATGAAGatcacctccacctcctccaaaGATTCTCCTCCCTGAAAGATGCTCCACCCACCAAGACCTGgacagaggtcagagttcatccaCCATCATATGAGGGGACTGTAGTGAGAGCTGTGGctcagctgcaggaggagatgaagaggatgatggaGATGAAGAGGATCCAGCAGTTTGCTGTTGATGTGACTCTGGATCCTGATTCAGCTCATCCTAAACTCATCCTGTCTGATGATGGAAAACAGGTGAAACATGGAGATGAGTGGAAGAATCTTCCAGACAATCCAGAGAGATTTTCTTATTATGTTAATGTTTTAGGACAGCAGAGTTTCTCTTCAGGCAGATTTTACTTTGAGGTTCAGGTTAAAGGAAAGACTGACTGGGATTTAGGAGTGGCCAGAGAATCCATCAACAGGAAGGGAGAAATCACAGCAAGTCCTCAGAACGGTTTCTGGACTGTTCGGTTGAGAAATGGAAATGAGTATTCAGCTCGTGCTGGACCTGCAGTCCGTCTCCATCTCCATCCTGGTCCTCAGAAGGTGGGGGTGTTTGTGGATTATCAGGAGGGTCTGGTCTCCTTTTATGATGCAGATGCTGCAGCTCTGATCTACTCCTTTACTGGCTGCTGCTTCAAGGAGAAACTCTACCCATACTTCAGTCCCAGCCTAAATGATGGAGGTAAAAACTCTGCTCCTCTGATCATCTGTCCTGTTAATCAGGCTGATCGTTGA